Below is a window of Vulpes vulpes isolate BD-2025 chromosome 5, VulVul3, whole genome shotgun sequence DNA.
TGTTGGCTTTTCCGTGTACCCCCATGTGCAGGCTTTCCTCTTCGTGGTCTTCCTTTGCCTCTACCTTCTCACCCTCACAGGTAACCTGGCTATCATGGGTCTAACTTGGGTGGACAGATCTCTCCATACCCCTATGTACCTCTTCCTTGGTGCCCTCTCTTTCTCCGAGACCTGCTACACACTGACCATCATCCCCAAGATGCTGGCCGATCTGCTGACTGAAAACAAGAGCATCTCAGTCATGGGGTGTGGCTTGCAGATGTGTTTCTTCTTGGGACTCGGTGGCACAAATTGCATCATCCTCACCTTGATGGGATATGATCGCTTTCTGGCCATCTGCAACCCTCTCAGATATCCACTGCTTATGACCAATGGGGTGTGTGGACAGCTTGTGGCCTCTGCTTGGGGGGGAGGCTTTCTCGTCTCTCTGATAGAGACTGCACTGATATTCAGGGGCTCCTTCTGCAGCCCCAACCTTGTCAAACACTTCTTCTGCCACATGCGGACAGTGGCGAGGCTGGCCTGTATAGACAGCGACCTCACTGAATCCATTGTGACGATGATCTCAGTGTCAGGCTTGATGGGCACCTTCCTGCTCATCATCATCACTTACGTGTTCATTCTCTCCACTGTATTCAGGATCCCATCAGCCAAGGGCAAGCAGAAGGCCTTCTCTACCTGCGCCTCGCATCTCACAGTGGTCATTATCCACTTTGGGTTTGCCGCTATTGTCTATATGAAGCCAGAAACTTCGGGGGGAGATGATACCCTCATGTCTGTCCCTTATACAGTCATTACTCCTTTCCTCAGCCCCCTCATTTTCAGCCTCAGGAATAAGGACATGAAGAATGCCTTTAGGAAGGTGCTTGGAAAGAGaagtttcttgaataaataattttggaTTATTGCTGCATGACTGACTGTCTCCTGATGTCAGTAGGCATTGCTCCTGTGATGCCAGGAGAAGCCTGTGccatttgcattttccaaagttGGACAGAGGAATCCAGAGACTGAGCCTGGGAACTCAACCATCACAAACATTTACTCAGTTTGTTAAAAAAGTTGTTGAACTACTTGTACTTCTACTGGCTGCTCCTGAAGACACTAGGCTGCCAGTAGTCAGGCTCTGGGCATCCTGCATCATGGAAGGGGAAAAGCAACACTGTGGAAGGGGAAAACAACTCTTGTGACCACAACACTGAGAGgcacttaaaaaatatctaaagataAGATGGCTGAGGAATTTTTCTAGGTCAAGATGTGAGGCATTGGGCTGTGCCTCCCATGAGATAAATCTTTTCTAATTGGTGATACACAATGTAGAAATCATCAACTGTCTATTTGTGCATATCTGGATTGATACCTGTATTTGGTAAGTGCCATGACATATTGATtactgaagggtttttttttaagattttatttatttattagagagagagagagagagtatgagcacaaattggggagggacagagagagaatctgaagcagactccccactgggcacagagctcCATTTgaggctcaacctcatgaccctgagatcaggacatgagctgaaaacaagagtcagatgcttaactgacggagccacctaGAAGCCCCTCATTACTGAACGTATTTAAAAACACTCTTCATGATTGTCAGAAGTAACAGATGCTCACttctgaatatattaaatatcttgGAACATTGATCcaacaaacaaacacaacagTACAACCTCCTGTACATCCCAGGACTGGAAAAATCCATGGATGAGGGCTGGAAATAACCCCCGTTGTCTTTACAATGAAGGAATTCCAAAGccaatgttaaaaaagaaaaaaaaagtcatgatatTGAAGGTTTTCACCATGACAGGTGTTTTGGAATAATTTCTGCAGACATATGATGTACGcagaaagaagccagataaaCAGAGCATCAAATCCTTACATCACCTGGAAAAGCTGGAAGTACTGTGGAGGTTATTTCACACAAAAGTAGCAAGTGATCTTAGGGAATATTCAAACACAGGAGCCTCGGGGATTTTCTGAATCCGTTGCTCAAAGTTCATCTATTGTTAACCAAATCTGTGCCCTCTCATGACTGACAGACATGACATGTCTCATGACATGTATTAGGGTTTGATGTACATCGAACATATTGCTCACAGGGAtgttataaagaaaatgagagaacagaTGAGGTATTTTACAAACACGCACCATTGTGGTTACCTGTTGCCGCgactcccttctcttccctgggGCCATTCTGGTGGCACAGTGACTGGAGCTTCTTCTACTTTTGCCCTTGAGAACAGATTATCCAATCTAAGGAAGGCAGAAAATCTTGCAAACCGATGCTAACCATTTACCCACCCTTGCTAGGTATAGATAATATGATGAAGTCTAGGCTCAAGTTCCTGAACTTGAATTTGGACTAATTAACTTGCATATATCTAAGGTAGTGACTGGGACAGATAGCGCTAGTTGCTGCTCAATATTCTGTGTTGAGATAGAAATAAGTAACTAAATGGGAACTGGAAAAATACTTAGATGTTTAAAAGTCAagaaacacacttctaaatacaTCATGAgtcaaataaaaacaacttaTGAATACGAGAGAAATTATTTGAattggagaaaatggaaatactgcGGGTCAACAAGTTCATGGGATACAGCTTTCCAGTGTTCAGATGGAAATATATGGCCtacaaaatgcatatttaaaaggGTCACAGGCTGAAGATTAATAGCATAAGCATTCATCTCAAgaatttgggaaggaaaaaaaaataatttgggaagagaggggatccctgggtggctcaatggtttagtgcctgcctttggcccagggcgtaatcctggagtccccggatcaaatcccgcatcgggctcgctgcatggagcctgcttctccttctgcttgtgtctctgcttctctctctgtgtctctcatgaataaataaataaaatcttaaaaaaaaaaaaagaatttgggaagGGAATAACTATATgaacacaaaaaaaattataaagaaaataatgagtaggtaagagcagaaattaattagataaatatacaatacagtggcttaaaaagtcaaaatttatatgacttatatgaatataaatatatatgtatatatttataatttatattaaaaagtcaaATCAATATGATTTATTgatattagaaatatattattattcccTGGTGGGATTGATGAATAAAGGCAGGACATATAAATAGACAATGATggggggcgcctggtggctcaatggttgagcatctgccttcagctcagggcatgatcctggggtcccgggatcgaatcccacatctggctccctgcatggagcctgcttctccctctgcctgggtctctgcctctctcactgtgtctctcatgaataagtaagtaaaaatatttttaaaaaattaaaaatcgaaaaaaatgaacaatgatGGGAATGAAAATTGGGGCGTTTCTCAGGTCACACCCACATAGAAGATGAAAGAATGTTGTGAGAGACTTCATGAACATAAATTTGAGAACTTGCATGAAGTAGGAAAATTTCTATAGAGCACATATGAAAGCTGACACAGGGAAAACAGATATGTAATTCTcaataaattgcattttaattaatatagtccacattataaacaaacaaacaaacaaaactctctGGGTCCCTTAAGGTTCACTAGTAGATTTTGTCAGACTTTCAAAGTGGAAGTTATGCCAAACTTGCCCCAAACCTCCCATGGGACCGAAAAGGATAAttacttcccaactcattttttgGGCCAGTACGACGTAGACACTAGATCTTGAAATATCACTCAGGAGCACAGGAGCAGAAATCTTAAGTAAAACTCGAGCTGGATTTAGTCCAGAAATGCAAGATTGACACATTCGAAGTCCATCCATATAATTTACCATGTTATCAAAATAAAGGATATTAATTATGTTAATTGTTTTAATTGATGAAGAAAAATTTTTGGATAAAATCTAATATCCATTCAGggaatgaataaaaccttttagtataataagaattaaaagaaagttccagggatacctggggggctcagcggttcagccaCCGCCTCCGGCCcaaggcgtgaccctggggtcccaggatcgagtcccatgttgggctccctgcagggagcctgcttctctctctgtctgtgtctctgcctccctctgtctctctctctgtctcatgaacaaatacataaaatcttaaaaaaaaaaaaaaaagaaagttccttaAACTCCGGAGGCTCTCCAACTTCTTGTGTGTGCCCGGGTCCCGCTGACACAGGTCTACACAGCCTCGAGGATGGACAATCGACTTCTCACTTGGGGTACAACAGGTGAATGCGGACAACGATGCAGTCACATGGACCGGAGCTTCCTGGGGATCTACGGGAGCACCCAGTACAGACCCACGCGAGATGACCAGATGGTTCCTCCGTCCCGGGGCCCTTGTCCACGGACCAGACTGCTCTGCCTCAGTGTCCACATCTCGGAAGAAGCCCaggagaggggcgcctggggggctcattGGGTGCAGcgccgccttgggctcaggtcatgatccacaGCCCCATGCAGCCCTGTGTGGGCTCcccactcactggggagtctgcttctcccccctctgaccctcctcctcgtgcttcctctcaaataaataaataaaatctaaaacgaaaaagaaaagaaaagaataagaagcaCCTCAGGCGGAGCCGTGGGGGTCAGAACAAATCTGAGCTATTGCCTTCAGGACCCCCCCCTCAGAGGACCTGCATGTGTGCTGATGACTCCGTGTGCCTCCCAGCAGGTGGAAAACAACAGAACCATCTGCAGGCCAGAAGCTGGAAAGGGCCCGGCGAGGGGTCCTGGACCCCGAGGGAGCCTCATTGTGAGGGTGACAGGGCCGTGCACCCATGTGCGGCCTGGACCCTGCGAAGCCAGGTGCTCGGGGCACACGTGTGACACGGAAATAccacctcacccacctccctccccttcctgaaACCCTCTGGCCAACTCACCCTCCAGAACTGTGCTCTCGCGATTCCTTTCTTGGCTGATTTCtggtctttttccttctttggaaagGCCAAGGGTCATTCCCCAACTGAGCCCGTTCATCTTCTCTGTCCCCCTGGATTCCAGTCCACAGGTAGGTCTGTCACATCTATGTCTGCCACGCCTGTGGTTGCTCTTTATTACTTCCACAGTTACAGCCTGGACACAGACCTAAGATCCCAGCTCAGGCTGGACACATGCAGACGTAGCTGGACTTCTCCCGATCCTTGTAGCTTCATCCCATCTTTTGCAAAATACTCTTGTTTGCAGCCCTACTGTTGCGCAGGGAGGAGCGGGGAATTATTCCTCGGGCAGTGCGCCCCCTTCCCAGTATCGCATCGTAAACAGGGGGTCATTCGGTCCAGAGCCACGGccgagaaagaattcttgaggtgtctttggtgcaaaatggtggttttatgaaagccaagggacaggacctgtgggcagagagCTGCTGCGGGGGTGGTGAGGGGATGTGGAGGGAGGACATACCTGGGAGTTGGAGGAAGTAAAGACAAAGAGGGGTTTCCAATAGGACTTTCATGTGCTAAAGAATACTTAGCccttagaaacgacaaatacccaccatttgcttcgacatggatgaacctggagggtatgatgctgagtgaagtaagtcaatcggagaaggacaaacattgtatggtctcatttatttggggaatataaaaaatagtgaaagggaataaaggggaaaggagaaaaaatgagtgggaaatatcagagagggagacagaacatgagagactcctgactctgggaaatgaactaagtgtggtggaaggggaggtgggcaggtggtgggggtgactggatgatgggcactgaggggggcacttggcgggatgagcactgggtgttattctatatgttggtaaattgaatttaaatttaaaaatgtaaaaaaaaaaaaaaaggcagctgggAGTTTCCTGGAGGGACTCGTACTCCGCCCTCCTCAAGTATGTGTCAgagggctgcaggttataaggaccTTTAACTGCGTCTACACTTCCTTCTACCTTAGCTTCCTGCATCAACCTGACCTCTGCTTGGACACTGCCAGGGATGGGGACATCACCACCTAGCACGGGAGGTAACTGACCCATCTGTGGCAGCTCCAGGAGGCCGAGAGCCCTGGGAGCTCCCTGGGCCTGCAAGGCAGGCAGGAACCCAGAGCCGTGCGACGAGGAAAACCCCTCATTTTCAGAAGCAGACTCCGATCTGAGCCAGGAATCTGGAGTCTGAAATGACCCCCTTGCCCACCCTTGGTCCCCGGCCTCCCCTGCGCCCCCTCCTAGCCCAGGGCTATTCACAAAGGGACATGAAAAGGGGTGAGCGGGGAAAGACGCCTCCCCTGTTGGATCCCCCTGATGTATGGACAGGAGAGGAAGCACCTCTTCTCACCTGGAAGCAGACAAATAATACAGACGGTCCAGGTTTGATgagtattttctcaaaaaaatttaacgATCTGAAACACCAATTAATTCATCTgtaactttcttattttcttgttctCCTTCCCCAAAGGGACCTTAAACTTGAATCATCATTATGTCTGTGGACGTAGACACGGAGTGGGAAGACTCGGGCGGTGGAGTCGACGACGTCAGTTTGCTTCCCTCCAGGGCCGTGTCCCCCCAGGCTTGGCCTTTCCGTTGTACCGGGCCGAGCATGGCCCGTGTGGCTTGGCCCAGCCTAGTGGGGGGAAGGTGGGTCACCATGACAATGTGTCCTGAGGGGCCCTGTCCCTGAGGATGAAGGCATAAGAGCCGGCTACTGCTGCCCCTGTCTGCTTCACGGTTCACCTGCTGCACCTCTGTGCCATCACGCCACGGACGGACGACTCAGCTTGAAAAATCATGAAGAATCAGCTTTCTTGAAGAGCCGCTGGGTCTGACTGCACCTgcccagaaggagaggaaagcagCCCGGGGACAAAGCCCAAAGGCAGGGTGAGTGGGTGGTGAGCGCAGAGGTGAGGCAAGCCAAGAGGTAAGCAAACCTGCCCGAGAAGCTCTCGCCTCACTCAGGTCAGGTGCGAGGGCCTCGCTCACCCACTACGGAGCCCAGAGCGCTCATAATCCTGAAGATCTCTTGAATTTCTCCAGATGTTCAATTGGcttgacataaaaaataaataaataaaaaagaaaaagctcagtGATGCCGACGTCTCATCCTGAGAGCCCAGCTATTTTACTGGCAGTCACATGTGTATGGCCGGGAGCAGATGCTGAGCAGCACATCAGCGGGCTCGCAAGCATGAGGCACGTGCTCAGCTGCACCCGAGCCTGGGCTGGACGTGTGTGTCGGGGAGGACAGGAGACCGCGTGTGGAAGGGCCTGTGCAAGCAGAGGTGGTGGGGGCGCGTGGGGACCTGTCTCAGCACCTCGGGATCCGCACCCGCCCCACCCCGGTGCATGACCCATGTCCTATCTCCCGAGCCAACCTCGTGGTGCCGCAGCCGCAAACCTCTCTGGTTGTGCTCAGTGACAAGCTGAGCATCCGAAAGGGTAGGATCGGGGCTACGCAGACCCAGGCTGTGCCCGGGTGCCGGGCCTTGCAGCGCCCGGGCCCCCCGGCCCTCACCTCCAGCCCTGCTCTCTGCAGAGCATCTGATGCCTTAAATCCACTTCCCGGACCCAGGCTTACGGGCGCTGGCGGGTGCAAAAGGGCTCCTGGTGGGTGCAAAAGGCTCTTGGTGGGTGCAAAAGGGCTCCTGGCGCCTGCAAAAGGGCTCCTGGTGTGTGCAAAAGGGCTCTTGGTGGGTGCAAAAGGCTCTTGGTGGGTGCAAAAGGGCTCCTGGTGCCTGCCAAAGTGCTCCTGGCGGCTGCAAAAGGGCTCCTGGTGGGTGCAAAAGGGCTCTTGGCAGATGTAAAAGAGCTCTTGGCAGATGTAAAAGTGCTCCTGGCGGCTGCAAAAGGGCTCCTGGCAGCTGCAAAAGGGCTCCTGGTGGGTGCAAAAGGGCTCTTGGCAGGTGCAAAAGGGCTCTTGATCGGTGCAAAGGGCTCTTGGAGGGTACAAAGGGCTCTTGGCAGGTGCAAAGGGCTCTTGGCGTGTGCAAAAGGGCTCCTGGAGGGTGCAAAAGGGCTCCTGGCAGGTGCAAAAGGGCTCTTGGCGGGTGCAAAAGAGCTCTTGGCAGATGCAAAAGTGCTCCTGGCGGCTGCAAAAGTGCTCCTGGCGGCTGCAAAAGGGCTCTTGGCAGGTGCAAAAGAGCTCTTGGCAGATGCAAAAGTGCTCCTGGCGGCTGCAAAAGTGCTCCTGGAGGCTGCAAAAGGGCTCCTGGTGGGTGCACAAGGCTCTTGGTGGGTGCAAAAGGGCTCCTGGCACCTGCAAAAGGGCTCCTGGTGGGTGCAAAAGGGCTCTTGGCAGGTGCAAAAGGGCTTGGATCAGTGCAAAGGGCTCTTGGAAGGTGCAAAGGGCTCTTGGAGGGTGCAAAGGGCTCTTGGTGGCTGCAAAAGGGCTCTTGGTGGGTGCAAAGGGCTCTTGGCAGGTGCAAAAGGGCTCCTGGTGGATGCAAAAGTGTTCCTGGCGGGTGCAAAAGGGTTCCTGGTGGGTGCAAAAGGGCTGCTGGTGGGTGCAAAAGGGCTCTTGGTGGGTGCAAAAGGGGTCCTGGGGGGTGCAAAAGAGGTCCTGGCGGGTGCAAAAGGGCTCTTGGTGGGTGCAAAGGGCTCTCAGAGATGCAGGGATGGGGCACCCCAGGGAATCATTTGCTGGGCTGCAAATGTCTGATCAGCTCTTCTTAGAACTGATCCGCTAGACGAAGtatcccttctccttccccctttgctTTTCAAAACCTGTTGTCCCTCGGGCAAGGGAAGGCACAACCGACCCAGTGTGCGCAAGGGACGCGGGGGGACGTCGGTGCGGTGCCAGCTGGGCGCTGGGGGACAGAAGGACCAATGCCGGCAGCCCGTCCTTTCTCAAGTCTGCCGTTTCCAGTCTATTTCTTTCAACACAATTGAAGGGAAGCTGATGGAGTTGTCAGCTAATAGATCAATAAAAGCCATTTTCATGATAGATGACTCTGCAATTT
It encodes the following:
- the OR10X1 gene encoding olfactory receptor 10X1, which codes for MQTMKVNQTVLKEFILVGFSVYPHVQAFLFVVFLCLYLLTLTGNLAIMGLTWVDRSLHTPMYLFLGALSFSETCYTLTIIPKMLADLLTENKSISVMGCGLQMCFFLGLGGTNCIILTLMGYDRFLAICNPLRYPLLMTNGVCGQLVASAWGGGFLVSLIETALIFRGSFCSPNLVKHFFCHMRTVARLACIDSDLTESIVTMISVSGLMGTFLLIIITYVFILSTVFRIPSAKGKQKAFSTCASHLTVVIIHFGFAAIVYMKPETSGGDDTLMSVPYTVITPFLSPLIFSLRNKDMKNAFRKVLGKRSFLNK